The DNA region GGTTGATCACGTCATTCCCGTGTAAACGGGAATCCAGAATACATCCGAGTTGCCTGGGCTCCCGCTTACGCGGGAGCGACGAAGGCAGGTTTGGTCAGAGCAGCGAGAACGAGACATGGATTTCTCCATAACCGACGAGCAGCGGATGCTGCGCGACAGTATCGTGAAGTTCGCCCAAGGCGAGCTCAACGACAACGTGATCGAGCGCGACCGCGATCACGTCTTTTCGCACGAGCTTTGGCGCAAGTGCGCCCAGATCGGCATCCAGGGCCTGCCCGTGGCCGAGGAGTACGGCGGCATCGGCGCCGATGCGCTGACTTGCGCGATGGCGCTCGAAGCCCTGGGTTACGGCTGCCGCGACGGCGGATTGGTCTTTTCGTTGTGCGCGCACCTGCTGGCCTGCGTCGTGCCGATGTGGCGTCATGGCAACGAGGCGCAGAAGGCCAGGTACCTGCGAGGGCTGTGCGACGGCAGTCTCGTTGGCGCCCATGCGATCACCGAGCCGGGCTCGGGCTCGGATACGTTCGCGATGCGCACCCGCGCCGAGCGCAGCGGCGCCGGATGGCGCATCCACGGAACCAAGACCTTCATCTCCAACGCACCGGTTGCGGATGTTGCCATCGTGTTCGCCGTCACCGACCCGGCCAAGGGGTTTCACGGCGGAATCACCGCGTTCGTCGTCGATCGGGACATGCCGGGCTTCACGCGGGGTCAGAAGATGGAGAAGCTCGGTCTGCGCACCTCGCAGATCGGCGAGCTGGTGCTGGAGGACGTGATCGTGCCGGAGGATGCGGTCCTCGGTTCGGTCGGTGGCGGGGCGGCCGTGTTCTCCACCGCCATGGACTGGGAGCGCGTGCTGCTCGTGGCCGCCCACCTGGGCACGATGCAGCGCCTGCTCGAGACGTCGGTCACTTACGCCCGCACGCGAACCCAGTTCGGTCAGCAGATCGGCAAGTTCCAGGCGGTCGCCCACAAGATCTCCGACATGAAGGTGCAGCTGGAAGCCGGCCGGTTGCTGGTCTATCAATCGGCCTGGCGGCTCGAGCACGCGAGAAGTGCAGCGCTCGATGCTTCCATCGCAAAGCTCTTCGTAAGCGAATCCCTGGTGAAGACGGCGCTGGACACCGTGCAGCTGCACGGCGGCTACGGCTTCATGGTGGAATTCGAGGTCGAGCGTGCGCTGCGGGATGC from Betaproteobacteria bacterium includes:
- a CDS encoding acyl-CoA dehydrogenase, with product MDFSITDEQRMLRDSIVKFAQGELNDNVIERDRDHVFSHELWRKCAQIGIQGLPVAEEYGGIGADALTCAMALEALGYGCRDGGLVFSLCAHLLACVVPMWRHGNEAQKARYLRGLCDGSLVGAHAITEPGSGSDTFAMRTRAERSGAGWRIHGTKTFISNAPVADVAIVFAVTDPAKGFHGGITAFVVDRDMPGFTRGQKMEKLGLRTSQIGELVLEDVIVPEDAVLGSVGGGAAVFSTAMDWERVLLVAAHLGTMQRLLETSVTYARTRTQFGQQIGKFQAVAHKISDMKVQLEAGRLLVYQSAWRLEHARSAALDASIAKLFVSESLVKTALDTVQLHGGYGFMVEFEVERALRDAIGATIYSGTSEMQRSIIARWLGL